Proteins from one Gallus gallus isolate bGalGal1 chromosome 17, bGalGal1.mat.broiler.GRCg7b, whole genome shotgun sequence genomic window:
- the ENTPD8 gene encoding ectonucleoside triphosphate diphosphohydrolase 8 isoform X2 — MCFCLLARSLSPQYGLVFDAGSTHTALYVYQWPADKENGTGIVSQVESCTVNGSGISSYADDPAGAGASLKPCLDKAMAVIPVEQQWQTPTYLGATAGMRLLREQNSTKAEQVFAEVSKAIREFPVDFRGAQILTGNEEGSFGWITVNYLLETLIKFSFAGKWEHPQNTEVLGALDLGGASTQITFQPGVTIEDKNTSVLFRLYGTNYSLYTHSYLCYGQIQASKRLMAALHQDGSYVQNISHPCYPKGYQENMTIAEIYDSPCVPTPSMLSPAQILTVTGTGNPAACRTAILKLFNFTCGANRTCGFDGVYQPPVRGQFFAFAGFYYTFSFLNLTGQQSLSHVNATVWDFCNKNWSELVETFPQNKEHLHTYCVVGLYILTLLVDGYKFDEHTWNNIHFSQKAGNADIGWTLGFMLNLTNMIPTEALEHVKGQQPSLWAGAISFIVLAIVAGLVAILLQCFWKSK; from the exons ATGTGTTTCTGCCTCCTGGCACGAAG CCTCTCTCCGCAGTACGGCCTGGTGTTCGACGCCGGCTCCACGCACACGGCTCTCTATGTCTACCAGTGGCCTGCAGACAAGGAGAACGGCACGGGCATCGTCTCCCAGGTGGAGTCCTGCACTGTGAATG GATCTGGCATCTCCAGCTACGCAGATGATCCCGCTGGAGCAGGTGCCAGCCTGAAGCCCTGCCTGGACAAAGCCATGGCAGTTATCCCTGtagagcagcagtggcagaCACCCACCTACCTGGGGGCCACAGCGGGCATGCGGCTGCTGAG ggagcagaacaGCACAAAAGCTGAGCAGGTCTTTGCTGAGGTCAGCAAGGCCATTCGTGAGTTCCCTGTGGACTTCCGCGGAGCTCAGATCCTCACTGGGAACGAGGAGGGCTCCTTCGGCTGGATCACCGTCAACTACCTGCTGGAGACACTTATCAAG TTTTCCTTCGCAGGAAAATGGGAACATCCACAAAACACTGAAGTCCTGGGAGCTCTGGACCTTGGAGGAGCCTCGACACAAATTACCTTCCAGCCTGGAGTCACCATTGAAGACAAAAACACATCTGTACTCTTCAGGCTGTACGGCACCAACTACTCACTCTACACCCACAGCTACCTGTGCTATGGGCAGATACAGGCCTCGAAGAGGCTGATGGCAGCTCTCCACCAG GACGGCTCGTATGTCCAGAATATATCACACCCCTGCTACCCCAAGGGATACCAGGAGAACATGACCATAGCAGAGATCTACGACAgtccctgtgtccccacccCAAGCatgctcagccctgcacagaTCCTCACAGTAACAGGGACAGGGAACCCAGCGGCGTGCCGCACTGCCATCCTGAAGCTCTTCAACTTCACCTGTGGGGCCAACAGGACGTGTGGCTTCGACGGGGTCTATCAGCCGCCCGTGCGGGGACAGTTCTTT GCCTTTGCTGGGTTCTACTACACCTTCTCCTTCCTGAACCTGACCGGCCAGCAGTCTCTAAGCCATGTCAATGCCACAGTCTGGGACTTCTGCAACAAGAACTGGTCCGAG CTGGTGGAGACCTTCCCACAGAATAAGGAGCACCTACACACATACTGCGTGGTGGGACTTTACATCTTGACACTGCTGGTCGATGGCTATAAGTTTGATGAGCACACGTGGAACAACATCCACTTCAGccagaag GCAGGAAACGCAGACATTGGCTGGACACTGGGCTTCATGCTGAACCTCACCAACATGATCCCCACGGAGGCTCTGGAACACGTCAAGGGGCAGCAGCCCAGTCTGTGGGCAGGTGCCATCTCCTTCATTGTGCTGGCCATAGTTGCAGGCCTGGTGGCAATTCTCCTCCAGTGTTTCTGGAAATCCAAGTAG
- the ENTPD8 gene encoding ectonucleoside triphosphate diphosphohydrolase 8 isoform X4, with product MEYKGKVVAGLLTATCVFSIIALILSAVDVKDVFLPPGTKYGLVFDAGSTHTALYVYQWPADKENGTGIVSQVESCTVNGSGISSYADDPAGAGASLKPCLDKAMAVIPVEQQWQTPTYLGATAGMRLLREQNSTKAEQVFAEVSKAIREFPVDFRGAQILTGNEEGSFGWITVNYLLETLIKFSFAGKWEHPQNTEVLGALDLGGASTQITFQPGVTIEDKNTSVLFRLYGTNYSLYTHSYLCYGQIQASKRLMAALHQDGSYVQNISHPCYPKGYQENMTIAEIYDSPCVPTPSMLSPAQILTVTGTGNPAACRTAILKLFNFTCGANRTCGFDGVYQPPVRGQFFAFAGFYYTFSFLNLTGQQSLSHVNATVWDFCNKNWSEGGFCSSFCCVPRWL from the exons ATGGAGTACAAAGGCAAGGTTGTTGCAGGTCTCCTGACAGCCACCTGTGTCTTCAGCATCATTGCCCTCATACTGAGTGCTGTAGATGTGAAGGATGTGTTTCTGCCTCCTGGCACGAAG TACGGCCTGGTGTTCGACGCCGGCTCCACGCACACGGCTCTCTATGTCTACCAGTGGCCTGCAGACAAGGAGAACGGCACGGGCATCGTCTCCCAGGTGGAGTCCTGCACTGTGAATG GATCTGGCATCTCCAGCTACGCAGATGATCCCGCTGGAGCAGGTGCCAGCCTGAAGCCCTGCCTGGACAAAGCCATGGCAGTTATCCCTGtagagcagcagtggcagaCACCCACCTACCTGGGGGCCACAGCGGGCATGCGGCTGCTGAG ggagcagaacaGCACAAAAGCTGAGCAGGTCTTTGCTGAGGTCAGCAAGGCCATTCGTGAGTTCCCTGTGGACTTCCGCGGAGCTCAGATCCTCACTGGGAACGAGGAGGGCTCCTTCGGCTGGATCACCGTCAACTACCTGCTGGAGACACTTATCAAG TTTTCCTTCGCAGGAAAATGGGAACATCCACAAAACACTGAAGTCCTGGGAGCTCTGGACCTTGGAGGAGCCTCGACACAAATTACCTTCCAGCCTGGAGTCACCATTGAAGACAAAAACACATCTGTACTCTTCAGGCTGTACGGCACCAACTACTCACTCTACACCCACAGCTACCTGTGCTATGGGCAGATACAGGCCTCGAAGAGGCTGATGGCAGCTCTCCACCAG GACGGCTCGTATGTCCAGAATATATCACACCCCTGCTACCCCAAGGGATACCAGGAGAACATGACCATAGCAGAGATCTACGACAgtccctgtgtccccacccCAAGCatgctcagccctgcacagaTCCTCACAGTAACAGGGACAGGGAACCCAGCGGCGTGCCGCACTGCCATCCTGAAGCTCTTCAACTTCACCTGTGGGGCCAACAGGACGTGTGGCTTCGACGGGGTCTATCAGCCGCCCGTGCGGGGACAGTTCTTT GCCTTTGCTGGGTTCTACTACACCTTCTCCTTCCTGAACCTGACCGGCCAGCAGTCTCTAAGCCATGTCAATGCCACAGTCTGGGACTTCTGCAACAAGAACTGGTCCGAG GGAGGGTTTTGTTCCTCATTTTGCTGTGTCCCCCGATGGCTCTGA
- the NOXA1 gene encoding NADPH oxidase activator 1 isoform X3 yields MVSESLRTAPAFDETVMKDNSLAVGYFQRGFVCLQLEMYEEALSDYHMAFSHLRKNPFIDYKQLGLRHILYAWEVLYSTAATQCRLQQWQEARDTLEKAVVWRPEGRSATLALALERVQNHQFLEPMQVPPGEFFRPRKKEVEQLDSKDFLGKPKVISSIIPNDEYIGFEPLRPQKQGFYEPSADSVRDRESGYYRVLSHYYPEGTEKLAVKASSLVFVLARGANGWATAIHDGQKLHIPTSLLEPASKMDKWKIGDGIPLPPAQVPPSRLHVKQTPDSPGEENVSANDSGSQVDFESPLTHREASSSTDRPAVLRVRCECTVVVRAGEVPSVPALRALLRERFGQQAERGRLSYRHLDGKELGAVSGEEDLEKMWQQLTDGRITLCCQDSDSHSGRPILYRMLAQHSYSAQGPGDLEFSKGDVLDILSEVNEDWLEGHCNGKTGIFPKCFATQTSCAAFP; encoded by the exons ATGGTGTCTGAGAGCCTCCGAACAGCCCCG GCATTTGATGAAACAGTTATGAAGGACAACTCTCTCGCTGTCGGCTACTTTCAGAGAGGGTTTGTTTGCCTGCAGTTGGAAAT GTATGAAGAAGCTCTCTCTGACTATCATATGGCCTTCAGTCATCTAAGAAAAAATCCCTTCATCGATTACaagcagctggggctgaggcACATTCTCTATGCATGGGAG GTgctgtacagcactgctgccacgCAGTGCCggctgcagcagtggcaggaGGCCAGAGACACCCTAGAGAAGGCCGTCGTGTGGAGACCTGAAGGAAGATCAGCAACACTGGCCCTGGCCCTTGAGCGAGTGCAG AATCATCAATTTTTAGAGCCTATGCAGGTTCCCCCTGGGGAATTTTTCAGACCACGAAAGAAGGAAGTTGAACAGCTGGATTCAAAAGATTTCCTGGGTAAACCCAAG gTGATCTCATCCATCATTCCCAATGATGAGTACATTGGCTTTGAACCTCTCAGGCCACAG AAACAGGGCTTTTATGAACCCAGTGCTGACTCTGTGAG agaCCGTGAATCGGGCTACTATCGAGTTTTGTCCCATTATTACCCTGAGGGCACGGAGAAGTTGGCAGTGAAAGCCAGCAGCCTGGTCTTTGTGCTGGCAAGAGGAGCAAATGGCTGGGCTACAGCCATACATGATGGGCAG AAGCTGCACATACCGACCTCTCTCCTGGAGCCTGCCTCAAAGATGGATAAATGG AAGATCGGTGATGGGattcctctccctcctgcccagGTGCCTCCCAGCCGGCTCCATGTGAAGCAGACACCAG ATTCTCctggggaagaaaatgtttctgcaaaTGATTCTGGATCCCAAGTGGATTTTGAG AGCCCACTCACCCACAGAGAAGCTTCATCCAGCACAGACAGACCAGCTGTGCTGCGAGTGCGTTGTGAGTGCACGGTGGTGGTGAGGGCAGGCGAGGTGCCCTCCGTGCCGGCGCTGCGGGCACTGCTCCGGGAGCGCTTTGGCCAGCAGGCAGAGCGTGGGAGGCTGAG CTACAGGCATTTGGATGGCAAAGAACTAGGTGCAGTTTCGGGAGAGGAAGACCTAGAGAAGATGTGGCAGCAGCTGACAGATGGCAGGATCACACTCTGCTGCCAG GACTCGGACTCCCACTCAGGCAGACCCATCCTCTACCGGATGCTGGCTCAGCACTCATACTCTGCGCAGGGACCAGGAGACCTGGAGTTCAGCAAGGGGGACGTGCTGGATATTCTCTCTGAAG TGAACGAGGACTGGCTTGAAGGACATTGCAATGGCAAGACTGGCATCTTCCCTAAATGCTTTGCAACCCAGACCAGTTGTGCTGCCTTCCCATAG
- the ENTPD8 gene encoding ectonucleoside triphosphate diphosphohydrolase 8 isoform X3, which yields MIDLGSGISSYADDPAGAGASLKPCLDKAMAVIPVEQQWQTPTYLGATAGMRLLREQNSTKAEQVFAEVSKAIREFPVDFRGAQILTGNEEGSFGWITVNYLLETLIKFSFAGKWEHPQNTEVLGALDLGGASTQITFQPGVTIEDKNTSVLFRLYGTNYSLYTHSYLCYGQIQASKRLMAALHQDGSYVQNISHPCYPKGYQENMTIAEIYDSPCVPTPSMLSPAQILTVTGTGNPAACRTAILKLFNFTCGANRTCGFDGVYQPPVRGQFFAFAGFYYTFSFLNLTGQQSLSHVNATVWDFCNKNWSELVETFPQNKEHLHTYCVVGLYILTLLVDGYKFDEHTWNNIHFSQKAGNADIGWTLGFMLNLTNMIPTEALEHVKGQQPSLWAGAISFIVLAIVAGLVAILLQCFWKSK from the exons ATGATTGATCTCG GATCTGGCATCTCCAGCTACGCAGATGATCCCGCTGGAGCAGGTGCCAGCCTGAAGCCCTGCCTGGACAAAGCCATGGCAGTTATCCCTGtagagcagcagtggcagaCACCCACCTACCTGGGGGCCACAGCGGGCATGCGGCTGCTGAG ggagcagaacaGCACAAAAGCTGAGCAGGTCTTTGCTGAGGTCAGCAAGGCCATTCGTGAGTTCCCTGTGGACTTCCGCGGAGCTCAGATCCTCACTGGGAACGAGGAGGGCTCCTTCGGCTGGATCACCGTCAACTACCTGCTGGAGACACTTATCAAG TTTTCCTTCGCAGGAAAATGGGAACATCCACAAAACACTGAAGTCCTGGGAGCTCTGGACCTTGGAGGAGCCTCGACACAAATTACCTTCCAGCCTGGAGTCACCATTGAAGACAAAAACACATCTGTACTCTTCAGGCTGTACGGCACCAACTACTCACTCTACACCCACAGCTACCTGTGCTATGGGCAGATACAGGCCTCGAAGAGGCTGATGGCAGCTCTCCACCAG GACGGCTCGTATGTCCAGAATATATCACACCCCTGCTACCCCAAGGGATACCAGGAGAACATGACCATAGCAGAGATCTACGACAgtccctgtgtccccacccCAAGCatgctcagccctgcacagaTCCTCACAGTAACAGGGACAGGGAACCCAGCGGCGTGCCGCACTGCCATCCTGAAGCTCTTCAACTTCACCTGTGGGGCCAACAGGACGTGTGGCTTCGACGGGGTCTATCAGCCGCCCGTGCGGGGACAGTTCTTT GCCTTTGCTGGGTTCTACTACACCTTCTCCTTCCTGAACCTGACCGGCCAGCAGTCTCTAAGCCATGTCAATGCCACAGTCTGGGACTTCTGCAACAAGAACTGGTCCGAG CTGGTGGAGACCTTCCCACAGAATAAGGAGCACCTACACACATACTGCGTGGTGGGACTTTACATCTTGACACTGCTGGTCGATGGCTATAAGTTTGATGAGCACACGTGGAACAACATCCACTTCAGccagaag GCAGGAAACGCAGACATTGGCTGGACACTGGGCTTCATGCTGAACCTCACCAACATGATCCCCACGGAGGCTCTGGAACACGTCAAGGGGCAGCAGCCCAGTCTGTGGGCAGGTGCCATCTCCTTCATTGTGCTGGCCATAGTTGCAGGCCTGGTGGCAATTCTCCTCCAGTGTTTCTGGAAATCCAAGTAG
- the ENTPD8 gene encoding ectonucleoside triphosphate diphosphohydrolase 8 isoform X1 — MEYKGKVVAGLLTATCVFSIIALILSAVDVKDVFLPPGTKYGLVFDAGSTHTALYVYQWPADKENGTGIVSQVESCTVNGSGISSYADDPAGAGASLKPCLDKAMAVIPVEQQWQTPTYLGATAGMRLLREQNSTKAEQVFAEVSKAIREFPVDFRGAQILTGNEEGSFGWITVNYLLETLIKFSFAGKWEHPQNTEVLGALDLGGASTQITFQPGVTIEDKNTSVLFRLYGTNYSLYTHSYLCYGQIQASKRLMAALHQDGSYVQNISHPCYPKGYQENMTIAEIYDSPCVPTPSMLSPAQILTVTGTGNPAACRTAILKLFNFTCGANRTCGFDGVYQPPVRGQFFAFAGFYYTFSFLNLTGQQSLSHVNATVWDFCNKNWSELVETFPQNKEHLHTYCVVGLYILTLLVDGYKFDEHTWNNIHFSQKAGNADIGWTLGFMLNLTNMIPTEALEHVKGQQPSLWAGAISFIVLAIVAGLVAILLQCFWKSK, encoded by the exons ATGGAGTACAAAGGCAAGGTTGTTGCAGGTCTCCTGACAGCCACCTGTGTCTTCAGCATCATTGCCCTCATACTGAGTGCTGTAGATGTGAAGGATGTGTTTCTGCCTCCTGGCACGAAG TACGGCCTGGTGTTCGACGCCGGCTCCACGCACACGGCTCTCTATGTCTACCAGTGGCCTGCAGACAAGGAGAACGGCACGGGCATCGTCTCCCAGGTGGAGTCCTGCACTGTGAATG GATCTGGCATCTCCAGCTACGCAGATGATCCCGCTGGAGCAGGTGCCAGCCTGAAGCCCTGCCTGGACAAAGCCATGGCAGTTATCCCTGtagagcagcagtggcagaCACCCACCTACCTGGGGGCCACAGCGGGCATGCGGCTGCTGAG ggagcagaacaGCACAAAAGCTGAGCAGGTCTTTGCTGAGGTCAGCAAGGCCATTCGTGAGTTCCCTGTGGACTTCCGCGGAGCTCAGATCCTCACTGGGAACGAGGAGGGCTCCTTCGGCTGGATCACCGTCAACTACCTGCTGGAGACACTTATCAAG TTTTCCTTCGCAGGAAAATGGGAACATCCACAAAACACTGAAGTCCTGGGAGCTCTGGACCTTGGAGGAGCCTCGACACAAATTACCTTCCAGCCTGGAGTCACCATTGAAGACAAAAACACATCTGTACTCTTCAGGCTGTACGGCACCAACTACTCACTCTACACCCACAGCTACCTGTGCTATGGGCAGATACAGGCCTCGAAGAGGCTGATGGCAGCTCTCCACCAG GACGGCTCGTATGTCCAGAATATATCACACCCCTGCTACCCCAAGGGATACCAGGAGAACATGACCATAGCAGAGATCTACGACAgtccctgtgtccccacccCAAGCatgctcagccctgcacagaTCCTCACAGTAACAGGGACAGGGAACCCAGCGGCGTGCCGCACTGCCATCCTGAAGCTCTTCAACTTCACCTGTGGGGCCAACAGGACGTGTGGCTTCGACGGGGTCTATCAGCCGCCCGTGCGGGGACAGTTCTTT GCCTTTGCTGGGTTCTACTACACCTTCTCCTTCCTGAACCTGACCGGCCAGCAGTCTCTAAGCCATGTCAATGCCACAGTCTGGGACTTCTGCAACAAGAACTGGTCCGAG CTGGTGGAGACCTTCCCACAGAATAAGGAGCACCTACACACATACTGCGTGGTGGGACTTTACATCTTGACACTGCTGGTCGATGGCTATAAGTTTGATGAGCACACGTGGAACAACATCCACTTCAGccagaag GCAGGAAACGCAGACATTGGCTGGACACTGGGCTTCATGCTGAACCTCACCAACATGATCCCCACGGAGGCTCTGGAACACGTCAAGGGGCAGCAGCCCAGTCTGTGGGCAGGTGCCATCTCCTTCATTGTGCTGGCCATAGTTGCAGGCCTGGTGGCAATTCTCCTCCAGTGTTTCTGGAAATCCAAGTAG
- the NOXA1 gene encoding NADPH oxidase activator 1 isoform X2: protein MAYRELLRRWHQAALAADGGDWDAALETLCGIEEPPARICFNVGCVHLRAGRLRDALRAFDETVMKDNSLAVGYFQRGFVCLQLEMYEEALSDYHMAFSHLRKNPFIDYKQLGLRHILYAWEVLYSTAATQCRLQQWQEARDTLEKAVVWRPEGRSATLALALERVQNHQFLEPMQVPPGEFFRPRKKEVEQLDSKDFLGKPKVISSIIPNDEYIGFEPLRPQKQGFYEPSADSVRDRESGYYRVLSHYYPEGTEKLAVKASSLVFVLARGANGWATAIHDGQKLHIPTSLLEPASKMDKWIGDGIPLPPAQVPPSRLHVKQTPDSPGEENVSANDSGSQVDFESPLTHREASSSTDRPAVLRVRCECTVVVRAGEVPSVPALRALLRERFGQQAERGRLSYRHLDGKELGAVSGEEDLEKMWQQLTDGRITLCCQDSDSHSGRPILYRMLAQHSYSAQGPGDLEFSKGDVLDILSEVNEDWLEGHCNGKTGIFPKCFATQTSCAAFP from the exons ATGGCGTACCGGGAGCTGCTGAGGCGCTGGCACCAAGCTGCGCTGGCAGCGGACGGCGGGGACTGGGACGCGGCCTTGGAGACGCTGTGCGGCATCGAGGAGCCGCCGGCCAGGATCTGCTTCAACGTGGGCTGCGTGCACCTGCGGGCCGGGCGGCTGCGGGACGCCCTGCGG GCATTTGATGAAACAGTTATGAAGGACAACTCTCTCGCTGTCGGCTACTTTCAGAGAGGGTTTGTTTGCCTGCAGTTGGAAAT GTATGAAGAAGCTCTCTCTGACTATCATATGGCCTTCAGTCATCTAAGAAAAAATCCCTTCATCGATTACaagcagctggggctgaggcACATTCTCTATGCATGGGAG GTgctgtacagcactgctgccacgCAGTGCCggctgcagcagtggcaggaGGCCAGAGACACCCTAGAGAAGGCCGTCGTGTGGAGACCTGAAGGAAGATCAGCAACACTGGCCCTGGCCCTTGAGCGAGTGCAG AATCATCAATTTTTAGAGCCTATGCAGGTTCCCCCTGGGGAATTTTTCAGACCACGAAAGAAGGAAGTTGAACAGCTGGATTCAAAAGATTTCCTGGGTAAACCCAAG gTGATCTCATCCATCATTCCCAATGATGAGTACATTGGCTTTGAACCTCTCAGGCCACAG AAACAGGGCTTTTATGAACCCAGTGCTGACTCTGTGAG agaCCGTGAATCGGGCTACTATCGAGTTTTGTCCCATTATTACCCTGAGGGCACGGAGAAGTTGGCAGTGAAAGCCAGCAGCCTGGTCTTTGTGCTGGCAAGAGGAGCAAATGGCTGGGCTACAGCCATACATGATGGGCAG AAGCTGCACATACCGACCTCTCTCCTGGAGCCTGCCTCAAAGATGGATAAATGG ATCGGTGATGGGattcctctccctcctgcccagGTGCCTCCCAGCCGGCTCCATGTGAAGCAGACACCAG ATTCTCctggggaagaaaatgtttctgcaaaTGATTCTGGATCCCAAGTGGATTTTGAG AGCCCACTCACCCACAGAGAAGCTTCATCCAGCACAGACAGACCAGCTGTGCTGCGAGTGCGTTGTGAGTGCACGGTGGTGGTGAGGGCAGGCGAGGTGCCCTCCGTGCCGGCGCTGCGGGCACTGCTCCGGGAGCGCTTTGGCCAGCAGGCAGAGCGTGGGAGGCTGAG CTACAGGCATTTGGATGGCAAAGAACTAGGTGCAGTTTCGGGAGAGGAAGACCTAGAGAAGATGTGGCAGCAGCTGACAGATGGCAGGATCACACTCTGCTGCCAG GACTCGGACTCCCACTCAGGCAGACCCATCCTCTACCGGATGCTGGCTCAGCACTCATACTCTGCGCAGGGACCAGGAGACCTGGAGTTCAGCAAGGGGGACGTGCTGGATATTCTCTCTGAAG TGAACGAGGACTGGCTTGAAGGACATTGCAATGGCAAGACTGGCATCTTCCCTAAATGCTTTGCAACCCAGACCAGTTGTGCTGCCTTCCCATAG
- the NOXA1 gene encoding NADPH oxidase activator 1 isoform X1: MAYRELLRRWHQAALAADGGDWDAALETLCGIEEPPARICFNVGCVHLRAGRLRDALRAFDETVMKDNSLAVGYFQRGFVCLQLEMYEEALSDYHMAFSHLRKNPFIDYKQLGLRHILYAWEVLYSTAATQCRLQQWQEARDTLEKAVVWRPEGRSATLALALERVQNHQFLEPMQVPPGEFFRPRKKEVEQLDSKDFLGKPKVISSIIPNDEYIGFEPLRPQKQGFYEPSADSVRDRESGYYRVLSHYYPEGTEKLAVKASSLVFVLARGANGWATAIHDGQKLHIPTSLLEPASKMDKWKIGDGIPLPPAQVPPSRLHVKQTPDSPGEENVSANDSGSQVDFESPLTHREASSSTDRPAVLRVRCECTVVVRAGEVPSVPALRALLRERFGQQAERGRLSYRHLDGKELGAVSGEEDLEKMWQQLTDGRITLCCQDSDSHSGRPILYRMLAQHSYSAQGPGDLEFSKGDVLDILSEVNEDWLEGHCNGKTGIFPKCFATQTSCAAFP, translated from the exons ATGGCGTACCGGGAGCTGCTGAGGCGCTGGCACCAAGCTGCGCTGGCAGCGGACGGCGGGGACTGGGACGCGGCCTTGGAGACGCTGTGCGGCATCGAGGAGCCGCCGGCCAGGATCTGCTTCAACGTGGGCTGCGTGCACCTGCGGGCCGGGCGGCTGCGGGACGCCCTGCGG GCATTTGATGAAACAGTTATGAAGGACAACTCTCTCGCTGTCGGCTACTTTCAGAGAGGGTTTGTTTGCCTGCAGTTGGAAAT GTATGAAGAAGCTCTCTCTGACTATCATATGGCCTTCAGTCATCTAAGAAAAAATCCCTTCATCGATTACaagcagctggggctgaggcACATTCTCTATGCATGGGAG GTgctgtacagcactgctgccacgCAGTGCCggctgcagcagtggcaggaGGCCAGAGACACCCTAGAGAAGGCCGTCGTGTGGAGACCTGAAGGAAGATCAGCAACACTGGCCCTGGCCCTTGAGCGAGTGCAG AATCATCAATTTTTAGAGCCTATGCAGGTTCCCCCTGGGGAATTTTTCAGACCACGAAAGAAGGAAGTTGAACAGCTGGATTCAAAAGATTTCCTGGGTAAACCCAAG gTGATCTCATCCATCATTCCCAATGATGAGTACATTGGCTTTGAACCTCTCAGGCCACAG AAACAGGGCTTTTATGAACCCAGTGCTGACTCTGTGAG agaCCGTGAATCGGGCTACTATCGAGTTTTGTCCCATTATTACCCTGAGGGCACGGAGAAGTTGGCAGTGAAAGCCAGCAGCCTGGTCTTTGTGCTGGCAAGAGGAGCAAATGGCTGGGCTACAGCCATACATGATGGGCAG AAGCTGCACATACCGACCTCTCTCCTGGAGCCTGCCTCAAAGATGGATAAATGG AAGATCGGTGATGGGattcctctccctcctgcccagGTGCCTCCCAGCCGGCTCCATGTGAAGCAGACACCAG ATTCTCctggggaagaaaatgtttctgcaaaTGATTCTGGATCCCAAGTGGATTTTGAG AGCCCACTCACCCACAGAGAAGCTTCATCCAGCACAGACAGACCAGCTGTGCTGCGAGTGCGTTGTGAGTGCACGGTGGTGGTGAGGGCAGGCGAGGTGCCCTCCGTGCCGGCGCTGCGGGCACTGCTCCGGGAGCGCTTTGGCCAGCAGGCAGAGCGTGGGAGGCTGAG CTACAGGCATTTGGATGGCAAAGAACTAGGTGCAGTTTCGGGAGAGGAAGACCTAGAGAAGATGTGGCAGCAGCTGACAGATGGCAGGATCACACTCTGCTGCCAG GACTCGGACTCCCACTCAGGCAGACCCATCCTCTACCGGATGCTGGCTCAGCACTCATACTCTGCGCAGGGACCAGGAGACCTGGAGTTCAGCAAGGGGGACGTGCTGGATATTCTCTCTGAAG TGAACGAGGACTGGCTTGAAGGACATTGCAATGGCAAGACTGGCATCTTCCCTAAATGCTTTGCAACCCAGACCAGTTGTGCTGCCTTCCCATAG